The following proteins come from a genomic window of Streptomyces sp. ALI-76-A:
- a CDS encoding ABC transporter ATP-binding protein has product MTSNTASAPTTTDTPALEVEGLCVDLSTPSGTVRAVDGVSFSVRRGRTLALLGESGCGKSMTALSVVGLLDPAAAVTGGAVRVRGDDTLRMSPAERRKLAGPVLSIVFQDALTALNPVQPVGRQIGEPFRIHHGLSRRQAQEKAIELMTRVGIPEPRQRARSYPHQFSGGMRQRLLIAMAVALAPDVLIADEPTTALDVTVQAQIMRLLRDLQDERDMAVVLITHDLAVVAQRADDVVVMYAGTVVENGPVHDVFSAPRHPYTRGLLDSVPEGSVRGRPLPAVPGSPPELSAVPSGCVFQARCPLVRERCVQERPSLRPSGDGRFAACHFSEELDRV; this is encoded by the coding sequence GTGACGAGCAACACCGCTTCCGCCCCGACCACCACGGACACCCCGGCCCTGGAGGTCGAGGGGCTGTGCGTGGACCTGAGCACGCCCTCCGGGACGGTACGCGCCGTCGACGGCGTCAGCTTCAGCGTCCGCCGCGGCCGCACCCTGGCCCTGCTGGGCGAGTCCGGCTGCGGCAAGTCGATGACCGCGCTGTCCGTGGTCGGTCTGCTGGACCCCGCGGCGGCGGTCACCGGCGGTGCCGTCCGGGTCCGGGGCGACGACACCCTCCGCATGAGCCCCGCGGAACGCCGCAAGCTGGCCGGCCCGGTCCTGTCCATCGTCTTCCAGGACGCCCTGACCGCCCTCAACCCGGTGCAGCCGGTGGGCAGGCAGATCGGCGAACCCTTCCGCATCCACCACGGACTCTCCCGGCGCCAGGCCCAGGAGAAGGCGATCGAGCTGATGACGCGGGTGGGCATCCCCGAGCCGAGGCAACGGGCCCGGTCCTATCCCCACCAGTTCTCCGGCGGCATGCGGCAGCGGCTGCTCATCGCGATGGCCGTCGCCCTCGCCCCCGACGTGCTCATCGCCGACGAACCCACCACCGCCCTCGACGTGACCGTGCAGGCGCAGATCATGCGGCTGCTGCGGGACCTCCAGGACGAGCGGGACATGGCCGTCGTCCTGATCACCCACGATCTGGCCGTGGTTGCACAGCGCGCCGACGACGTGGTCGTGATGTACGCCGGCACGGTCGTGGAGAACGGACCGGTGCACGACGTCTTCTCCGCACCCCGCCACCCCTACACCCGGGGACTGCTCGACTCGGTGCCCGAGGGCAGCGTGCGCGGACGCCCGTTGCCCGCCGTGCCCGGCAGCCCGCCCGAGCTGAGCGCGGTGCCGTCCGGCTGCGTCTTCCAGGCCCGTTGCCCGCTGGTGCGCGAGCGCTGTGTCCAGGAGCGGCCGTCCCTGCGTCCGTCGGGCGACGGTCGCTTCGCCGCCTGTCACTTCTCCGAGGAGCTCGACCGTGTCTGA
- a CDS encoding ABC transporter permease, with the protein MSETTSVIREETDVPEEASPAHHRRPSLWRMLGRDRAAAVGAVILTVVALVALFGRLFIGDRAQRQDLDASLRPPSLSDGVYGLLGTDVLGRSMVARLIEAAATTLSVAVPAVLCSLAIGSALGLWAGYHGGRRESVAMRLADVILSFPSLLIAVVVLYVFSPSALNLVLILAVTRVPVYLRTARAEAAELRSRLFVDAARTFGTPSAVIIYRHLLPIALPTLLTVATLDFCFVMLTESSLSFLGIGIQPPDVSWGLMVAQGRQYLQTAWWITVLPGLAIVLTTVSATVLAAWARIATDPAQRWRLRLPKKRRAVSAAVPPEMIP; encoded by the coding sequence GTGAGCGAAACGACCAGCGTGATCCGAGAAGAGACCGACGTCCCGGAGGAAGCCTCCCCCGCCCACCACCGGCGGCCGAGCCTGTGGAGGATGCTGGGCCGGGACCGGGCCGCGGCCGTCGGGGCCGTCATCCTCACCGTGGTCGCCCTCGTGGCCCTCTTCGGCCGGCTGTTCATCGGCGACCGCGCCCAACGCCAGGACCTGGACGCCTCCCTGCGACCGCCGTCCCTGAGCGACGGCGTCTACGGGCTGCTCGGCACCGACGTCCTGGGACGCAGCATGGTGGCCCGGCTGATCGAGGCGGCGGCGACGACGCTGTCCGTGGCCGTCCCGGCGGTGCTGTGCTCGCTGGCCATCGGCTCGGCCCTCGGACTGTGGGCCGGCTACCACGGCGGGCGCCGCGAGAGCGTGGCGATGCGGCTCGCCGACGTGATCCTCAGCTTCCCCTCGCTGCTGATCGCGGTGGTCGTGCTGTACGTCTTCTCGCCCAGCGCGCTGAACCTCGTACTGATCCTGGCGGTGACCCGTGTCCCGGTGTACCTGCGCACCGCGCGGGCCGAGGCGGCGGAACTGCGCAGCCGGCTGTTCGTCGACGCGGCCCGGACCTTCGGCACTCCCAGCGCGGTGATCATCTACCGGCACCTCCTGCCGATCGCCCTGCCGACCCTGCTCACCGTCGCCACCCTCGACTTCTGCTTCGTGATGCTCACCGAGTCGTCGCTGAGCTTCCTGGGCATCGGGATCCAGCCTCCGGACGTCAGTTGGGGCCTCATGGTCGCGCAGGGACGGCAGTACCTCCAGACCGCGTGGTGGATCACCGTGCTGCCGGGACTCGCCATCGTGCTCACCACCGTGTCCGCGACGGTGCTCGCCGCCTGGGCGCGCATCGCCACCGACCCCGCCCAGCGCTGGCGCCTGAGGCTGCCCAAGAAGCGCCGGGCCGTCTCGGCCGCCGTTCCTCCGGAGATGATCCCGTGA
- a CDS encoding ABC transporter permease, producing the protein MIPFLRKRVLSSAVPLVCVVLGVFFLARMTGDPVDLYLPLSATAEQRAEFSAAQGFDLSIPAQLWNYLVDAAQLDFGTSLRTGQSAGSMVIDAFPVTLQLAGVTMLLAITGAVLVGSLAAYRPNSLIDRIASLLSMTAASIPDFWFAIMGVLVFGVSLGWLPTSGTLGGPEIWVLPIATLLIRPFGVLVQVVRGSMVSALSAPYVKIARGKGATPRRVVFGHALRNAATPVLTVAGDLTVGLVNGAVIVETIFGWPGIGKLMIDSILQRDFAVLQAAVLLTAVTIFALNILVDVCHALTDPRVRQAVPA; encoded by the coding sequence ATGATCCCTTTCCTGCGCAAGCGCGTACTCTCCAGTGCCGTCCCCCTGGTCTGCGTCGTCCTGGGCGTGTTCTTCCTGGCCCGGATGACCGGCGACCCCGTCGACCTCTATCTCCCCCTGAGCGCCACCGCCGAGCAGCGGGCGGAGTTCTCCGCCGCGCAGGGCTTCGACCTGTCGATCCCGGCGCAGTTGTGGAACTACCTCGTCGACGCCGCACAGTTGGACTTCGGCACCTCGCTGCGCACCGGGCAGTCGGCGGGCTCGATGGTGATCGACGCGTTCCCCGTCACCCTGCAACTCGCCGGCGTGACCATGCTGCTGGCCATCACCGGAGCCGTGCTGGTCGGCAGCCTCGCCGCCTACCGCCCCAACTCCCTGATCGACAGGATCGCCAGCCTGCTGTCGATGACGGCCGCCAGCATCCCCGACTTCTGGTTCGCCATCATGGGTGTCCTGGTCTTCGGCGTGAGCCTCGGGTGGCTGCCGACCTCCGGCACCCTCGGCGGCCCCGAGATATGGGTCCTGCCCATCGCGACCCTGCTGATCCGCCCCTTCGGCGTACTGGTCCAGGTGGTGCGCGGCAGCATGGTCAGCGCGCTGTCCGCACCCTACGTCAAGATCGCCCGGGGCAAGGGCGCCACGCCCCGGCGCGTGGTCTTCGGGCACGCCCTGCGCAACGCCGCCACACCGGTCCTGACCGTCGCGGGCGACCTGACGGTGGGTCTGGTCAACGGAGCGGTGATCGTCGAGACGATCTTCGGCTGGCCCGGCATCGGCAAACTCATGATCGACTCCATCCTCCAGCGCGACTTCGCGGTCCTCCAGGCAGCCGTGCTCCTGACCGCCGTGACGATCTTCGCGCTGAACATCCTCGTCGACGTCTGCCACGCGCTGACCGACCCCCGAGTGCGACAGGCGGTGCCGGCGTGA
- a CDS encoding ABC transporter substrate-binding protein, which translates to MKSSVSSTQRAAPPRPRTTSAMLLAGVLLTSSGCAVANSAGGDTGRADGRTLRVVLTQEPPTLEPCEASLTGTGVVVRSNITEPLVERDPTSGELNPLLATGWKRTAPRTWTFDIRSGVTFQNGAPFTAEDAAFSIDRAVNSDLACNVEGYVFGDEDLEVKAVNDDRLTVTTKEPDPILPLRLSFVEVVPRTTDAGAKVRVPIGTGPFAVRSWQPGAAISLDRFDDYWGSAPDFARARYVWRGDASVRAAMIDKGEAEIAVSLDPMEAEKDTTAAYPNNETTALRLDGREAPLDDIRVRRAIDLAVDRDGIIDALLGGLAEPAGQLVPPGVVGHSDAIEPPRQNVAEARALVREAAADGVPTDRQITLVARNGMFSGVSETAEALQYQMQQIGLNVRVRMADTATQLQYQLRPLPENVGPIALLIMHGNQAGDAAFTTSQYLLSDGPQSTFGTEALDRRVAAAGALSGDRRQEAFAGLLAEQNESVVQYAHIAHMNGLLGLSRSIRYEPDSATGDELRLAEVRSAEGAKH; encoded by the coding sequence ATGAAGTCCTCCGTTTCATCCACCCAGCGCGCCGCACCGCCGCGGCCCCGCACGACGAGCGCGATGCTGCTGGCGGGCGTCCTGCTCACGTCCAGCGGGTGCGCCGTGGCCAACAGCGCGGGTGGCGACACCGGCCGCGCCGACGGCCGCACCCTGCGGGTGGTGCTCACCCAGGAACCGCCGACCCTGGAGCCCTGCGAGGCGTCACTGACCGGCACGGGCGTCGTCGTCCGGTCCAACATCACCGAACCCCTGGTCGAACGAGATCCCACGTCCGGTGAACTGAACCCCCTGCTGGCGACCGGCTGGAAGCGGACCGCGCCCCGCACCTGGACCTTCGACATCCGCTCCGGGGTGACCTTCCAGAACGGCGCCCCCTTCACCGCCGAGGACGCCGCCTTCTCCATCGACCGGGCCGTCAACTCCGACCTCGCCTGCAACGTGGAGGGTTACGTGTTCGGCGACGAGGACCTCGAGGTGAAGGCGGTGAACGACGACCGCCTCACCGTGACCACCAAGGAACCGGACCCCATCCTGCCGCTGCGCCTGAGCTTCGTGGAGGTCGTGCCCCGCACGACCGACGCCGGGGCCAAGGTCCGTGTCCCGATCGGCACCGGGCCCTTCGCCGTCCGCTCCTGGCAGCCCGGAGCGGCGATCTCCCTCGACCGCTTCGACGACTACTGGGGCAGCGCCCCCGACTTCGCACGGGCCCGCTACGTGTGGCGCGGCGACGCCAGTGTCCGCGCCGCCATGATCGACAAGGGGGAGGCTGAGATCGCCGTCTCGCTGGACCCGATGGAGGCGGAGAAGGACACGACGGCCGCCTACCCCAACAACGAGACGACCGCCCTGCGGCTGGACGGCCGCGAGGCCCCGCTCGACGACATCCGGGTGCGCCGGGCCATCGACCTGGCCGTGGACCGCGACGGCATCATCGACGCCCTCCTCGGCGGTCTCGCCGAACCGGCCGGGCAGTTGGTGCCGCCCGGCGTGGTCGGGCACAGCGACGCGATCGAACCGCCCCGGCAGAACGTCGCCGAGGCCCGCGCCCTGGTGCGAGAGGCGGCCGCGGACGGAGTGCCGACGGACCGGCAGATCACCCTGGTGGCCCGCAACGGCATGTTCTCCGGGGTGTCGGAGACGGCGGAGGCCCTCCAGTACCAGATGCAGCAGATCGGACTGAACGTACGGGTCCGGATGGCCGACACCGCCACCCAGCTCCAGTACCAGCTCCGCCCGCTGCCCGAGAACGTCGGCCCCATCGCCCTGCTGATCATGCACGGCAACCAGGCCGGTGACGCGGCCTTCACCACCAGCCAGTACCTGCTGAGCGACGGCCCTCAGTCCACGTTCGGCACCGAGGCTCTCGACCGGCGCGTCGCCGCGGCGGGAGCGTTGTCCGGCGACAGACGTCAGGAAGCCTTCGCCGGCCTGCTCGCCGAGCAGAACGAGTCCGTCGTCCAGTATGCCCATATCGCCCACATGAACGGACTGCTCGGCCTGTCACGGTCGATCCGGTACGAACCGGACTCCGCCACCGGAGACGAACTGCGGCTGGCCGAGGTCCGCTCGGCCGAGGGGGCGAAGCACTGA